A single window of Ovis aries strain OAR_USU_Benz2616 breed Rambouillet chromosome 24, ARS-UI_Ramb_v3.0, whole genome shotgun sequence DNA harbors:
- the CLCN7 gene encoding H(+)/Cl(-) exchange transporter 7: MANVSKKVSWSGRDLDDDEAAPLLRRAPRPGAPAGEAAPLLNGAGPAAARASPHSAFFRIGQLSSVELDDELLDPDMDPPHPFPREIPHNEKLLSLKYESLDYDNSENQLFLEEERRINHTAFRTVEIKRWVICAMVGILTGLVACFIDIVVEKLAGLKYRLVKDNIDRFTEHGGLSFSLLLWAALNAAFVLLGSTIVAFVEPVAAGSGIPQIKCFLNGVKIPHVVRLKTLVIKVSGVILSVVGGLAVGKEGPMIHSGSVIAAGISQGRSTSLKRDFKIFEYFRRDTEKRDFVSAGAAAGVSAAFGAPVGGVLFSLEEGASFWNQFLTWRIFFASMISTFTLNFVLSIYHGNAWDLSSPGLINFGRFDTETMVYVIHEIPIFIAMGVVGGILGAVFNALNYWLTMFRIRYVHRPCLQVVEATLVAAVTATAAFVLIYSSRDCQPLRGSSVSYPLQLFCADGEYNSMAAAFFNTPEKSVVSLFHDPPGSYNPMTLGLFTLVYFFLACWTYGLTVSAGVFIPSLLIGAAWGRLFGISLSYITGAAVWADPGKYALMGAAAQLGGIVRMTLSLTVIMMEATSNVTYGFPIMLVLMTAKIVGDVFIEGLYDMHIQLQSVPFLHWEAPVTSHSLTAREVMSTPVICLRRREKVGVIVDVLSSTASNHNGFPVVEDADGTQPARLQGLILRSQLIVLLKHKVFVERSSMGLLRRRLRLKDFRDAYPRFPPIQSIHVSQDERECTMDLSEFMNPSPYTVPQEASLPRVFKLFRALGLRHLVVVDNCNQVVGLVTRKDLARYRLGKGGLEELSLAQT, translated from the exons GACATGGACCCCCCTCACCCCTTCCCCAGGGAGATCCCACACAACGAGAAGCTGCTGTCCCTCAAGTACGAG AGCCTGGACTACGACAACAGCGAGAACCAGCTGTTCCTGGAGGAAGAGCGGCGCATCAACCACACG GCCTTCCGGACGGTGGAGATCAAGCGCTGGGTCATCTGCGCCATGGTGGGCATCCTCACGGGTCTCGTGGCCTGCTTCATTGACATCGTGGTGGAGAAGCTGGCCGGCCTTAAGTACAGGCTCGTCAAGGACA ACATCGACAGGTTCACAGAGCACGGCGGGCTGTCCTTCTCCCTCCTGCTCTGGGCCGCACTCAATGCCGCCTTCGTGCTCCTCGGCTCCACCATCGTCGCCTTCGTAGAG CCGGTCGCCGCTGGCAGCGGGATCCCCCAGATCAAGTGCTTCCTCAACGGGGTGAAGATCCCCCACGTGGTCAGGCTCAAG ACCCTGGTGATCAAAGTGTCCGGCGTGATCCTGTCAGTGGTGGGGGGGCTGGCCGTGGGGAAG GAGGGGCCGATGATCCACTCCGGCTCGGTGATCGCCGCGGGCATCTCCCAGGGCCGGTCCACATCGCTGAAGCGGGACTTCAAG ATCTTCGAGTACTTTCGCAGAGACACGGAGAAGCGGGACTTCGTCTCGGCAGGAGCTGCAGCTGGAGTGTCCGCAGCCTTCGGGGCCCCCGTGG GTGGGGTGCTGTTCAGCTTGGAGGAGGGTGCGTCCTTCTGGAACCAGTTCCTGACGTGGAGAATC TTCTTTGCTTCCATGATCTCCACTTTCACCTTGAACTTCGTCCTGAGTATTTATCATGGGAATGCGTGGGACCTGTCCAGCCCTGGGCTCATCAACTTCGGAAGATTCGATACTGAG ACCATGGTGTACGTGATCCATGAGATCCCCATCTTCATCGCCATGGGCGTGGTGG GGGGCATTCTCGGAGCTGTGTTCAACGCCTTGAATTACTGGCTGACGATGTTTCGAATCAG GTACGTCCACCGGCCCTGCCTCCAGGTGGTCGAGGCCACGCTGGTCGCCGCTGTCACCGCCACGGCCGCCTTCGTGCTCATCTACTCGTCCCGGGACTGTCAGCCCCTGCGGGGGAGCTCTGTGTCCTACCCCCTCCAG CTCTTCTGCGCTGATGGTGAGTACAACTCGATGGCTGCGGCCTTCTTCAACACCCCGGAGAAGAGTGTGGTCAGCCTTTTCCACGACCCCCCAG GCTCCTACAACCCCATGACGCTTGGCCTGTTTACCCTGGTCTACTTCTTCCTGGCCTGCTGGACCTACGGGCTCACGGTGTCGGCCGGTGTCTTCATTCCGTCCCTGCTCATTGGCGCTGCCTGGGGCCGGCTGTTCGGCATCTCCCTGTCCTACATCACGGGGGCCGCG GTCTGGGCGGACCCTGGCAAGTACGCCCTGATGGGAGCCGCTGCCCAGCTGG GTGGGATCGTGAGGATGACGCTGAGCCTAACGGTCATCATGATGGAGGCCACCAGCAACGTGACCTACGGCTTCCCCATCATGCTGGTGCTCATGACCGCCAAGATCGTGGGGGACGTCTTCATCGAG GGCTTGTACGACATGCACATCCAGCTGCAGAGCGTGCccttcctgcactgggaggccCCCGTCACCTCGCACTCACTCACCGCCAG GGAGGTGATGAGCACGCCGGTCATCTGCCTGCggaggagggagaaggtgggcGTCATCGTGGACGTGCTGAGCAGCACGGCATCCAACCACAACGGTTTCCCTGTGGTGGAGGATGCTGACGGCACGCAG CCAGCTCGGCTCCAGGGCTTGATCCTGCGCTCGCAGCTCATCGTCCTGCTCAAGCACAAG GTGTTCGTGGAGCGCTCCAGCATGGGCCTGCTGCGACGCCGGCTGCGGCTAAAGGACTTCCGCGACGCCTACCCACGCTTCCCCCCAATCCAGTCCATCCACGTGTCGCAGGACGAGCGGGAGTGCACCATGGACCTGTCCGAGTTCATGAACCCCTCGCCCTACACGGTGCCCCAG GAGGCGTCGCTCCCACGGGTGTTCAAGCTGTTCCGGGCCCTGGGCCTCCGGCATCTGGTGGTGGTGGACAATTGCAATCAG GTGGTCGGGCTGGTGACCAGGAAGGACCTGGCCAGGTACCGGCTTGGAAAGGGGGGCCTGGAGGAGCTCTCTCTGGCCCAGACGTGA